The DNA window TGTCGCTCTGGCCCAGGCTGAGGGATACGGAATCACCCGTTGAGCAGCAGCCGCTCCACCTCACGCTGCGCGTCCCGGCAGATGCGCGGGCGCGGCACGATGTAGTGCTCGTAGGCCGTGCCAATGTCGGCGTGCCCCAGCATCATCGCCACGGTCTCGATGCCGACGCCCGCCTCGACCGCGAGCGTGGCCCACGTGTGGCGGCACTCGGTCATCGACGTCCAGGCCGCGCCCGCCCTCCGGCACGCCGAGCGTATGCGCCGCGCGACCGCGTCCGGCGACAGCTCGCACAGCCACCCGGAGCGGCCGCGACGTATCTGGCGCAGGCGGCGCACGGCGAAGCGCGGCAGCCAGCACGAGCGGGCGCTGCGCTCGGTCTTGGGCTCCTCGACGACCTCGCGTCCCGAGACCACCTGACGGGAGCGCCTGACCCTGACCTCGCCGGTGCGCAGGTCTATGTCCTCCCACCTGAGCCCGCACGCCTCGCCACGGCGCAGCCCCAGCGTCACCGAGCAGATGGCGACGGCCTCGCACTCGTGGCCCCAAAGGGCGCGCAGATAGGAGCGCACCTGCCCGGCGTCGAGCGTGCGCGGCCTCCTTGGCCTCGCGCTCGGCAGCTCAACGCCCGCGGCCGTCGGGTCGTACATGCGCACGCCCAGGCGCCGGATGGCCCAGCGAACGACCTGACGCAGCGTCTTGTACGCCTTGGCGGCGGCACCCGGCAGCTCGAGGCCGTCCACCCACCCCTGCAGCTCCTCTGGCGTGATGGCCTCCAGCTCCACGCCCGACCATCTCGGCAGCACGTGGCAGCGCAGGGCGCTCTCGTAGCCGGCCAGCGTGCAGGCCCTGAGCCTGCGTGCCTTGTCCGTCATGTACCTCTCGGCGGCGTCCTCGAACAGCATGGCGACCTCCCGGAAATCCCAGGCGCCCGGACCACGCCGCCGGGCGCTCGCGTCTGGGATTTCTGCCCGTTACGGCGCCCGGACAATCGCGGCGGGAGGTGATGCGATGGAGGACATCAGCGAGTACATGCGCAGGACCGACGAGCGGCTGGCCAAGCACGGCGAGCAGATCGACCAGCTGCGCATAAACCGCGAGCACGACTCCGTGCTGCTCGCGA is part of the Parolsenella massiliensis genome and encodes:
- a CDS encoding site-specific integrase, which translates into the protein MLFEDAAERYMTDKARRLRACTLAGYESALRCHVLPRWSGVELEAITPEELQGWVDGLELPGAAAKAYKTLRQVVRWAIRRLGVRMYDPTAAGVELPSARPRRPRTLDAGQVRSYLRALWGHECEAVAICSVTLGLRRGEACGLRWEDIDLRTGEVRVRRSRQVVSGREVVEEPKTERSARSCWLPRFAVRRLRQIRRGRSGWLCELSPDAVARRIRSACRRAGAAWTSMTECRHTWATLAVEAGVGIETVAMMLGHADIGTAYEHYIVPRPRICRDAQREVERLLLNG